Proteins from a genomic interval of Papaver somniferum cultivar HN1 chromosome 4, ASM357369v1, whole genome shotgun sequence:
- the LOC113275538 gene encoding uncharacterized protein LOC113275538 encodes MAATTSTTSLTTLHKNAHKTNCYSSPNALAFKRNQLNFTHRFKSTIISSSATKYDEFILDEEVEKIKRLQNGSDVRGVAVEGEKGRTVDLTPPAVEAIAQSFGEWVINGMKTEQGYVKEIVKVSLGRDPRISGASLSVAVFSGLKRAGCSAYDMGLATTPACFMSTLLLPFDYDASIMMTASHLPYTRNGLKFFTPNGGLRSTEVEEICGNAARIYANRLAKVSTSVNMPATTKVDFMSSYAKHLRDIIRERVNHPDHFETPLKGFKIIVNPGNGSGGFFTWDVLDKLGADTFGSLNLEPDGMFPNHIPNPEDKVAMSLTRNAVLEQSADLGIVFDTDVDRSGVVDNLGNAINGDRLIALMSAIVLNEHPGTNIVTDARTSMALTQFITKRGGHHCLYRVGYRNVIDKGIQLNKDGIETHLMMETSGHGALKENHFLDDGAYMVVKIIIEMVRMKLAGSDNEGIGGLIKEFEDPADSAELRINITCEPRFAKQRGVQAIEAFRNYIEDGRLEGWELDSCGDCWVSEGCLVDSNDEPAAIDANMYRAKVSDDEHGQHGWIHVRQSIHNPNIAVNIQSSIPGGCQTIAKALLEKFLLVSDMDEGLDISQIVKFAENGRIG; translated from the exons ATGGCTGCCACGACTTCAACTACTTCACTGACTACTCTCCACAAAAATGCTCATAAAACGAATTGTTATTCTTCACCAAATGCACTAGCATTCAAACGGAATCAACTGAACTTTACACATCGATTCAAGTCCACCATTATATCATCTAGTGCAACAAAATATGACGAGTTTATCCTCGATGAAGAAGTCGAGAAGATTAAAAGGCTTCAAAATGGATCCGACGTTCGTGGAGTTGCCGTTGAAGGTGAGAAAGGTCGAACAGTTGATCTCACTCCGCCAGCTGTAGAGGCGATTGCCCAGAGTTTTGGCGAGTGGGTTATCAATGGTATGAAGACGGAACAAGGATACGTTAAGGAGATAGTTAAGGTTTCTCTTGGTCGGGATCCTCGAATATCCGGAGCTTCGCTGAGCGTTGCCGTGTTTTCCGGTCTAAAACGTGCTGGTTGTTCTGCTTATGACATGGGACTTGCTACTACTCCAGCTTGTTTTATGAGTACATTGCTTCTTCCATTTGattatgatgcttcaattatg ATGACAGCATCTCACTTGCCCTACACTAGAAATGGGCTGAAATTTTTTACTCCGAATGGCGGGCTGCGCTCAACCGAGGTAGAGGAGATTTGTGGCAATGCCGCACGTATATATGCAAATAGGCTGGCAAAAGTTTCAACCTCTGTGAACATGCCAGCTACAACTAAGGTAGATTTCATGAGCAGTTATGCGAAGCATTTACGGGACATAATCAGAGAAAGGGTGAATCATCCGGACCATTTTGAAACCCCGCTTAAAGGGTTTAAG ATAATTGTGAATCCTGGGAATGGTTCAGGAGGTTTTTTTACATGGGATGTTTTAGACAAACTTGGAGCAGATACATTTGGGTCTTTGAACCTTGAACCAGATGGAATGTTCCCTAATCATATCCCTAATCCTGAAGATAAAGTTGCCATGTCCTTGACTAGGAACGCAGTATTAGAACAATCAGCCGATTTAGGTATCGTGTTTGACACCGATGTTGATCGAAGTGGTGTCGTCGACAATTTAGGGAATGCCATAAATGGTGATCGACTTATAGCTCTCATGTCGGCCATTGTTTTGAATGAACATCCAG GTACCAATATTGTTACGGATGCTCGTACAAGTATGGCTCTCACACAGTTCATAACCAAAAGAGGTGGTCATCATTGTCTCTACCGTGTCGGCTATAGAAATGTTATCGACAAAGGGATTCAGTTAAATAAAGATGGTATTGAAACTCATCTCATGATGGAAACATCTGGTCACGGAGCTCTCAAGGAGAACCATTTCCTTGATGACGGTGCATACATGGTAGTGAAGATCATAATCGAAATGGTAAGAATGAAGCTTGCAGGATCAGATAACGAAGGGATCGGTGGTTTGATCAAGGAATTCGAAGATCCAGCGGATTCAGCAGAGCTAAGAATAAATATAACTTGTGAGCCTAGATTTGCAAAACAACGAGGCGTTCAAGCGATCGAGGCATTCAGAAATTACATTGAG GATGGGCGGCTAGAAGGATGGGAGTTAGACTCGTGTGGAGATTGTTGGGTAAGTGAAGGTTGCCTTGTCGACTCGAATGACGAACCAGCTGCTATTGATGCAAACATGTACAG GGCAAAAGTTTCAGACGATGAACATGGACAACATGGGTGGATACACGTTAGACAGAGCATTCACAATCCAAACATTGCTGTAAATATTCAGTCATCTATTCCTGGAGGTTGTCAAACCATAGCAAAAGCTTTATTAGAAAA GTTCCTCTTGGTGAGTGATATGGATGAGGGGCTTGACATCAGTCAAATTGTTAAGTTTGCAGAAAACGGACGCATTGGTTGA
- the LOC113272538 gene encoding uncharacterized protein LOC113272538, whose product MNLALICKLTWRFIENKEAVWVKLLSTKHIMDENFWSVAKPEKCSAIWSSLLEVRHILANIIFWQVVNGERILIWDDPWLFHHTDHILGFPTVIMEGIDRVSDLLLPDSRNWNVDLLNHLFSPEVVNCITAVYISPAEVLSHGKNYGPSLVFFRRFSFIWKLLNNGIAVKSNIKRFVNHIQSHCTFYCVAEESILHLIFECPKAILVFNQAGLAINAQLSSGNVMHIISELMESNVDNSFIMRVCIIWNLWKLRNVMVFSNEVFSVNNVFHKAYQDFKLCLDNSAIDEHQISELTSSNNLWIPPEPHYVKINVDAAFIPNNGAAGDVAQYHNGNFLECATITFDATSPLLAEKIACKLGVEAGIKFGFNKVVIEGDASNVTDAVLGASRDIPWSIRSVILKVKDAIPYFVYIKFQCVPKSANYLAHELCQYAMHENVNNWWNGSSPPPCISANLNLTEVVE is encoded by the exons ATGAATTTGGCTCTTATATGCAAATTGACATGGAGATTCATTGAGAATAAGGAAGCTGTGTGGGTTAAACTATTATCAACAAAACACATAATGGACGAGAATTTTTGGTCTGTTGCTAAACCTGAGAAGTGTTCTGCTATTTGGAGTAGTTTATTGGAAGTTAGACATATTCTAGCAAACATAATCTTCTGGCAGGTTGTAAACGGAGAAAGAATCCTTATTTGGGACGATCCATGGCTATTTCATCATACAGATCATATCCTTGGTTTTCCAACTGTTATAATGGAAGGCATTGATAGGGTATCTGATTTATTGCTTCCAGACTCAAGAAACTGGAACGTGGATCTTTTAAATCATTTATTCTCTCCAGAAGTGGTAAACTGTATTACTGCAGTCTACATCAGTCCGGCAGAGG TGCTTTCCCATGGAAAAAATTATGGTCCTTCTCTGGTATTCTTCCGAAGGTTCTCATTTATTTGGAAACTTTTAAATAATGGGATTGCGGTGAAGTCAAATATTAAGCGGTTTGTGAACCATATACAATCTCACTGCACCTTTTACTGTGTTGCCGAGGAGTCCATTCTACACTTGATATTTGAATGTCCAAAAGCTATCTTGGTTTTCAATCAGGCAGGTTTAGCAATTAACGCTCAGCTATCTTCAGGAAATGTAATGCACATCATCAGTGAATTGATGGAAAGCAATGTGGATAATAGTTTCATAATGAGAGTCTGTATCATTTGGAATTTGTGGAAATTAAGGAATGTGATGGTTTTCTCTAATGAAGTCTTTTCAGTTAACAATGTTTTTCACAAAGCATATCAGGACTTCAAGCTATGTTTGGACAATTCAGCAATAGATGAACATCAAATCAGTGAACTTACGTCTTCAAATAATTTGTGGATTCCACCGGAACCTCATTATGTAAAGATAAATGTTGACGCAGCGTTTATACCAAACAATGGCGCAGCGGGAGATGTTGCTCAGTATCACAATGGAAATTTTTTGGAATGtgctacaatcacttttgatgcAACGTCACCATTGCTTGCTGAAAAAATCGCTTGCAAATTGGGAGTAGAAGCGGGAATCAAATTTGGCTTCAATAAAGTGGTGATTGAAGGTGATGCTTCTAATGTCACAGATGCAGTTCTTGGAGCATCTAGAGATATCCCATGGAGCATCAGATCTGTTATTCTCAAAGTTAAAGATGCAATtccttattttgtatatattaaaTTTCAATGTGTTCCAAAAAGTGCTAATTACTTGGCACACGAGTTGTGCCAGTATGCAATGCATGAAAATGTAAATAACTGGTGGAATGGTAGTTCTCCACCCCCATGTATCTCTGCAAACCTCAATCTTACTGAGGTAGTTGAATAA